The following proteins are encoded in a genomic region of Gimesia algae:
- a CDS encoding hydroxymethylphosphonate dioxygenase, whose amino-acid sequence MKEKIELSLCDVLSLSKTPDERVTTLFELMQDHGQSFYDESVTQLEHALQAAHLAKTSHATMEQITAALLHDIGHFLMDEHDEQNHFLAEDWQHETVGAQQLAPFFGKAVTEPIFLHVPAKRYLCSVNADYFNGLSRASQRSYELQGGLMTDAEIAEFEQNPFHHTAVLLRRWDDGAKVKGLKVPDLQEYRKEVESCLEHS is encoded by the coding sequence GTAAAACACCCGACGAACGAGTCACCACCCTCTTCGAGTTGATGCAGGATCACGGGCAGAGCTTTTACGATGAATCCGTCACCCAGCTGGAACACGCACTGCAGGCGGCTCATCTCGCGAAAACAAGTCATGCGACCATGGAACAGATCACCGCGGCTCTGCTGCATGACATTGGCCATTTTCTGATGGACGAACACGACGAGCAAAATCACTTCCTCGCAGAAGACTGGCAGCACGAAACCGTCGGCGCACAGCAGCTCGCTCCCTTCTTCGGCAAAGCGGTCACCGAACCCATCTTTCTGCATGTTCCCGCCAAACGCTATCTCTGCTCAGTCAATGCAGACTATTTCAACGGTCTCTCCAGAGCCTCTCAGCGGAGTTATGAACTTCAGGGGGGCCTGATGACAGACGCCGAAATCGCAGAATTCGAACAGAACCCGTTTCACCACACCGCCGTTTTACTCAGACGCTGGGACGATGGAGCCAAGGTCAAAGGGCTGAAAGTACCAGACTTGCAGGAATATCGCAAAGAAGTGGAAAGCTGTCTGGAACATTCCTGA